Proteins encoded by one window of Salvia splendens isolate huo1 chromosome 5, SspV2, whole genome shotgun sequence:
- the LOC121806007 gene encoding 28 kDa ribonucleoprotein, chloroplastic-like, whose product MAFAANTALISSPTLFTPSKFSSSRLYLSVPYKTTKFQLYCKPSSSLPLTSLFCLRKKEKSVLSALSDDFPAVLDEIEGNSGWDVAVEGEEGEGGFVVQPPEEAKVYVGNLPFDVDNGRLGQLFGQAGVVELAEVIYDRITGRSRGFGFVTMATVEEAEKAVELFSRYDMDGRFLTVNIAAPRGSQPERAPREPGHRIYVGNLAWSVDTGRLEELFSEHGAIVSVRVVSDRETGRSRGFGFVEMSTESEMNDAISSLDGEILDGRPIKVNAALERQTRGRF is encoded by the exons ATGGCGTTTGCAGCAAATACTGCGTTGATTTCAAGCCCTACGCTCTTTACACCATCAAAATTCTCATCTTCTCGCCTTTATCTCTCCGTTCCGTATAAAACCACGAAATTCCAGCTTTACTGCAAGCCCTCTTCCTCACTTCCTCTCACTTCTTTATTCTGTCTCagaaagaaggagaaaagtGTTTTGTCAGCTCTTAGTGATGATTTTCCGGCAGTTCTTGATGAAATTGAGGGGAATTCTGGCTGGGATGTGGCCGTGGAAGGAGAAGAGGGTGAGGGGGGTTTCGTCGTCCAGCCACCGGAGGAGGCGAAAGTGTATGTAGGGAATTTGCCTTTCGATGTTGATAATGGTAGATTGGGTCAGCTCTTTGGCCAGGCTGGAGTTGTTGAGCTTGCTGAG GTTATCTATGATAGGATAACTGGTAGAAGCCGTGGGTTTGGTTTTGTGACAATGGCCACTGTTGAAGAGGCTGAGAAGGCCGTGGAGTTGTTCAGTCGTTAT GATATGGACGGCCGGTTCTTGACCGTTAACATTGCTGCTCCTAGAGGATCACAGCCGGAACGTGCTCCTAGAGAGCCTGGTCACAGAATATACGTTGGAAACCTTGCGTGGTCTGTGGATACCGGCCGTCTTGAGGAGCTTTTCAGCGAGCACGGTGCGATTGTTAGTGTACGGGTAGTCTCTGACAGGGAAACTGGAAGATCGCGTGGTTTTGGATTTGTAGAGATGTCGACGGAGTCTGAGATGAATGATGCCATTTCCAGCCTTGATGGAGAG ATTTTGGATGGGAGGCCGATCAAAGTAAATGCTGCCTTAGAAAGACAAACCCGGGGCAGGTTTTGA